The genome window CAGGTGGTGCTCAGCTTCGGCATCCCGTTCGCGCTCGTCCCCCTCGTGCGGTTCGGCCGCGACCCCGAGCTCATGGGTGCCGACCGCAACGGCCCGTGGCTGCACGCCGTGCTGTGCGTCGTCGTCGGGCTCGTGGTCGTCCTCAACGTCGCGCTGCTGGTGCTGCTGGTCGCGTGAGGCTCACGGCCGGTGCACGTCGGTGACCACCAGGTCCACGCTCACCACCGCGTCGGGCAGGTCGGGGTCGCCGAGGACGTCGCGCAGGTGCCGCGCCACGGTGCGGCGCACGTCGTCGGCCAGCGGCGCGATGGGCTGCAGGTAGGCCGCCGAGAGCTCCACCACCGCCTGCTCGAGCGTGCCGTCGGCGTCGGTGCGGAACGCGATGCGGCTGACCCGCAGGCGGGGATCACCGTCCAGCAGGGTCCGCACCGACGCGCGCAGCACCCCGTCCGCGACGGAGAAGTCGCCCTCGGAGTGCCGGCCCCGCACGGGGTGCGACGTCCGCAGCGCCGCGAGGGCCGAGGCGAGCACGCGGGGTGCGACGGCCACCCAGCCGTCGTCGGTGTGCCGGCGCAGGCGTGCCGTCGCCAGGTGCAGGAGGGTGAGCGCGTCGTCCTCGGCCTGCCCCCGCTCGTTCACCGCCATGACGCGAACCGCCCTGTCAGCGTGTGGCGCGCGCGCTCGAGGGAACCGCGTACCGCGGCGTGGGTCGTGCCCAGCACGCGCGCGGCCTCCGCGTAGGTCATGCCCTCGACCTCGACGAGCAGCCACACCGCGCGCTGCGGCCCGGGCAGGCCCGCGAGCGCGCGGTCCAGGGCGGCGCGCAGGTCGGTGGCCAGGAGGTGCTCGGCGGGCTCGTCGCTCGTGAGGTCACGCGCCTCGTCGCGGGCGTCGTCCGGCACGGGGACGGCCGCGTGGCTGCGCCGGCGTGCCGAGCGGCGCACGCAGTTGGTCTGGATGCCGAACAGCCACGTGCGCACGCTCGCGTCACCGCGGTACCCGTCGGCGCCGAGCCAGGCGGCGGTGAGAGCGTCCTGCACGGCGTCCTCCGCGTCCTGCGCGGACGGCAGGAGGCGGCGGGCGTACCGGTAGAGGGCTGCGCCGTGACGCGTGGCGAGCGTGGTGAAGGCGGCGTGGTCCCCGAGCGCGGCGCGTCCGACGAGGGTGTGGTCCGGGCGGTCGTCGTGGACCTCGACCGCGGGTGCCTCCCGGCGCGGCGCCGACACGGGTGGCCGGGTCGGGGCGGGCGGGGTCGTGACGGGCTCCACGGGGTCGCGGTGCAGCACAGTGTGACCTAGATCACACTCGGTCTGCCGTGACGACACCGCTCGGGAGGGCACTCCATCAGTGTCCGCGTCCCCCTGCTGATCGGCACCCGGGGCGTCGGGCACGACCGCGCGACCCGGAACCACAGCACCTGGAGCACCGATGAGCGAGCAGAGCACCACACCGGCCCCCGTCACCGAGAACCGTCCGTCCCGGGTCGGCAACGCCGGCACCAGTGGCAGCGCCGGCGGCACCTCCACCGCGCACCCGCTGCAGACGAAGTACGGGACGACGACGATCGCCGACGGTGTCGTCGCGAAGATCGCCGGCATCGCGGCCGCCGACGTCGCCGGCGTCTACGCCCTCGGTGGCGGCGCGGCACGCGCCTTCAGCGCCATCCGGGAGCGGATCCCGGGCGGCACCACCAACCACTCGCAGGGCATCAGCGTCGAGGTCGGGGAGCAGGAGGCCGCCGTCGACGTCGACCTCGTCGCCGAGTACGGCGTCTCCGTGGTCGACCTGGCCGAGGGCGTGCGCCGCAACATCATCACGTCCGTCGAGCGCATGACCGGGCTGCGCGTCATCGAGGTGAACATCTCCGTCAACGACGTGCACCTGCCCCAGGACGAGCCGGCACCCGAGCCGGCACCGCAGCCGCGCGTCGCATGAGCGGGGACCGTCCGGCGGACGACGAGCCCCTCGTCGTCCTCCACCAGGAGACGGTCGTCGTGACGACCGCCGCGCCGGACGCGCGACCCGTGCTGCCCGACGTGCCCGTCGCACCCGACCCGACCGTGCCCGCACCCCGGCCGCCGGACCCCGCCGAGCTCGCCGCCGCGGCGGCACTCGCGGTCCCCGGCGTCGCGGGCCTCTACCCGGGAACGTTCGGGGAGATCGCCACGCACCTGCCCGGGCGGCGCGTCGCTGGGGTGCGCACCCGCAGCACGGACGACGGCACGTCGACCGACGTGCACGTCGTGGCCCTGCTCGGCGGCGACCTCCGGGAGGTCGCGGCAGCCGTGCACCGCGCCGTGCGCGACGCCGTGGGCGGCGACGTCCACGTCACCGTCGACGACGTCGTCCCCGTCACCGTCGACGACGTCGTCCCCTAGCCGCCGCGCCGATCGCCCTGCGGGCGACCGGCACCGCCCGCACCGCGCCCGCCCCACGCACGCCCCGAACCGAGGAGCACCTCATGTCCCTGTCCCTGGCCGGTCTGCTGACCGGGTTGCTGCTCGCCATCGCGGCGATCGTCGGCGGCTTCAACGGCTTCCTGCTCGCCCTCGTGCTCGGCGCGGTCGGGTGGGTCGTCGGCGCCGCGGTCGAGGGCCGGCTCGACCTGTCCGCCCTGACGGGCGGTGGCCGCCGTGGCTGAGGCCCCGGCCGACGCCACGTCGGAGAGCCGAGGCACGCTGACGGTGAGCGACCGGGTCGTGCAGAAGGTGGCGCGGGCCGCCGCCTCGCACGTCCCCGGCGTCGCCGTCGCGACCTCGGGCCTGCTGGGGCGCGACCTGCCCCACGCGTCGGCACGGACGCACGGCACGCGCGCCCAGGTCGAGGTCGACGTCGCGCTCGCCTGGCCGGCGCCCGCCGCGGCCACCGCGCGACGCGTGCGGGACGCGGTCGAGGACGCGGTGGCGCGGTACGCCGGGGTCCGGACCGACCGGGTCGACGTGCGCGTCGTCGCCGTCACCGACCCCGCACCGGCGGCAGGGGAGCGTGTGCGATGAGCGCCGCGACCGAGTCGCGCCGTGCCCGCGCCCGGCACGCCGACGAGCCGACGTCCGGGGTCGACCCCGCCGTGAGCGGGCCGGCCGCCGGGGGAGAGCCCGTGCCCTTCGCGCAGCCCCGCCCCGTCGGGCCCGTGGGGTGGATCGGGGTCGTGCTCGCCCTGATCGTGCTGGGCGTCGCCGTCGTGCTGCTGCACGACGGCCTGGTCGCCCTGGGCGTGCTCGGCGGGACGTCGTGGATCCTGG of Cellulomonas dongxiuzhuiae contains these proteins:
- a CDS encoding DUF2273 domain-containing protein, producing MSLSLAGLLTGLLLAIAAIVGGFNGFLLALVLGAVGWVVGAAVEGRLDLSALTGGGRRG
- a CDS encoding Asp23/Gls24 family envelope stress response protein, whose protein sequence is MAEAPADATSESRGTLTVSDRVVQKVARAAASHVPGVAVATSGLLGRDLPHASARTHGTRAQVEVDVALAWPAPAAATARRVRDAVEDAVARYAGVRTDRVDVRVVAVTDPAPAAGERVR
- a CDS encoding Asp23/Gls24 family envelope stress response protein encodes the protein MSGDRPADDEPLVVLHQETVVVTTAAPDARPVLPDVPVAPDPTVPAPRPPDPAELAAAAALAVPGVAGLYPGTFGEIATHLPGRRVAGVRTRSTDDGTSTDVHVVALLGGDLREVAAAVHRAVRDAVGGDVHVTVDDVVPVTVDDVVP
- a CDS encoding Asp23/Gls24 family envelope stress response protein; translation: MSEQSTTPAPVTENRPSRVGNAGTSGSAGGTSTAHPLQTKYGTTTIADGVVAKIAGIAAADVAGVYALGGGAARAFSAIRERIPGGTTNHSQGISVEVGEQEAAVDVDLVAEYGVSVVDLAEGVRRNIITSVERMTGLRVIEVNISVNDVHLPQDEPAPEPAPQPRVA
- a CDS encoding RNA polymerase sigma factor — protein: MLHRDPVEPVTTPPAPTRPPVSAPRREAPAVEVHDDRPDHTLVGRAALGDHAAFTTLATRHGAALYRYARRLLPSAQDAEDAVQDALTAAWLGADGYRGDASVRTWLFGIQTNCVRRSARRRSHAAVPVPDDARDEARDLTSDEPAEHLLATDLRAALDRALAGLPGPQRAVWLLVEVEGMTYAEAARVLGTTHAAVRGSLERARHTLTGRFASWR